The Arthrobacter russicus genome has a segment encoding these proteins:
- a CDS encoding glycosyltransferase family 4 protein: MRQSTGALLRQLPYEFKRRVGHAHFPSMPVESLLGRTIAKYARRMPDADLFLYSGSALQAFCGPSRGRRFLFQYHPSPKFIEATLSEIDDLAELRAWEDEAEVSNTAMEAHHRAEVALADYFVVASSFTKNGLLELGVDERRVAVVPYGCPPVNTAPVPPPVRNEFLFVGQGVKRKGLHLLIEAWRRAELDGMRLRVVASRMDPEIADFAKDLSSVEITPRVSRQELGELMASADTFVMPSLVEGFGLVFGEALAQGCRLIGSSNTGVVDYRLDSRIGTVVPAGSLDALTRALQEAAASMDPKRPYWHDAIAAARERSWDSFRAGIVQSVSDLARPGSAVEGRDE; this comes from the coding sequence GTGCGTCAATCGACCGGTGCGCTGTTGCGTCAACTGCCTTACGAATTCAAGCGTCGGGTGGGTCACGCCCACTTCCCGTCGATGCCGGTGGAGAGCCTTTTGGGGCGGACCATCGCCAAGTACGCGCGACGGATGCCCGATGCGGACTTGTTCCTGTACTCGGGTTCGGCGCTGCAGGCTTTTTGCGGACCGAGCCGTGGGCGCCGATTCCTGTTCCAGTACCACCCGTCGCCGAAGTTCATCGAGGCAACGCTGTCGGAGATCGACGATTTGGCCGAGCTCCGGGCGTGGGAAGACGAGGCCGAGGTGAGCAACACCGCGATGGAAGCGCACCATCGGGCGGAAGTGGCTCTGGCCGACTACTTCGTCGTCGCTTCGTCATTCACCAAAAATGGGCTGCTGGAACTGGGTGTTGACGAGCGCAGGGTGGCGGTGGTCCCCTATGGCTGCCCGCCGGTCAACACTGCCCCGGTGCCGCCGCCGGTCCGGAACGAATTCCTCTTCGTCGGGCAGGGCGTCAAACGCAAAGGGCTGCATTTGCTGATTGAGGCTTGGCGTCGGGCCGAACTCGACGGCATGCGGCTCCGCGTGGTGGCCTCCAGAATGGACCCGGAGATCGCGGACTTCGCCAAAGACCTGTCCTCGGTGGAGATCACCCCGCGGGTCAGCAGGCAAGAACTCGGCGAGCTGATGGCCAGCGCGGACACCTTCGTGATGCCCAGTCTGGTCGAAGGGTTCGGGCTGGTCTTCGGCGAGGCGCTGGCTCAAGGTTGCCGTTTGATCGGATCGAGCAACACCGGGGTAGTCGATTACCGCTTGGACAGCCGGATCGGAACCGTGGTTCCGGCCGGAAGCCTGGACGCGTTGACCCGGGCCCTGCAGGAAGCTGCGGCGAGCATGGACCCGAAGCGGCCCTACTGGCACGATGCCATCGCTGCCGCCCGGGAACGGAGCTGGGACTCGTTCCGTGCCGGAATCGTGCAGTCAGTATCCGATCTGGCCCGGCCCGGATCGGCAGTCGAAGGAAGAGATGAATAG
- a CDS encoding LCP family protein has translation MTSMNQFLDGAGRPSRRRRTSRKTKRTTRRVLLFFLALFLVAVGIVVWYLWSLSSAFDSKSEKIQNAFPTEVSRPAETQGKGLNILLMGSDSRAASDGQDATVSDNARSDTLILVHIPQDRSAVYFTSIMRDTWVEIPGRGPAKINAAAAFGGSALTVQTVESLTGARIDNVMRIQFEGFKSLVDALGGVTVNVPVAYQGTTIDRSFAAGPQNMDGETALAFVRERYAFADGDYQRVRNQQAFLKGVFAKIASRDVLLDPAKISTMVTEFAPFVAVDQTLNAGSIASLGVSLRNVGADKMNFATLPNLGTGTSADGQSIVLPDDNAIQAFGKALREDNVGAFFAGLRKP, from the coding sequence ATGACTAGCATGAATCAATTTCTGGACGGGGCCGGACGGCCATCCCGTCGACGCCGGACGAGCCGGAAGACGAAACGCACCACCCGGCGGGTGCTGCTGTTCTTCCTGGCCCTGTTCCTGGTCGCCGTCGGAATCGTGGTCTGGTACCTCTGGTCGCTTTCCAGCGCCTTCGACAGCAAATCGGAAAAGATCCAGAATGCCTTTCCGACCGAGGTGAGCCGGCCTGCGGAAACCCAGGGCAAGGGCTTGAACATCCTTTTGATGGGCAGTGATTCCCGGGCCGCATCGGATGGCCAGGACGCTACCGTCTCGGACAACGCGCGTTCCGACACCCTGATCCTGGTGCATATTCCGCAGGATCGCTCCGCGGTGTACTTCACGTCCATCATGCGCGATACCTGGGTGGAAATTCCGGGCCGCGGGCCGGCCAAGATCAACGCTGCTGCGGCCTTCGGCGGGAGCGCGTTGACCGTCCAGACGGTTGAGAGCCTCACCGGGGCGCGCATCGACAATGTGATGCGCATCCAATTCGAAGGATTCAAATCACTGGTGGACGCGCTCGGCGGCGTCACGGTCAATGTGCCGGTGGCCTATCAAGGCACTACGATCGACCGCAGCTTTGCGGCCGGACCCCAGAACATGGACGGCGAAACGGCGCTGGCCTTCGTCCGGGAACGGTACGCGTTTGCGGACGGCGACTACCAGCGGGTGCGCAATCAGCAGGCGTTCCTCAAAGGCGTGTTCGCCAAGATCGCCAGCCGCGACGTCCTGTTGGATCCCGCGAAGATCTCTACCATGGTCACCGAGTTCGCCCCCTTCGTCGCAGTGGACCAGACCTTGAATGCCGGCTCGATCGCTTCCTTGGGCGTGAGCTTGCGGAATGTGGGCGCAGACAAAATGAACTTCGCCACCCTGCCCAATCTGGGCACCGGCACTTCAGCGGACGGGCAGTCCATCGTGCTGCCCGATGACAATGCCATCCAGGCCTTCGGCAAGGCACTCCGCGAGGACAACGTCGGCGCGTTCTTCGCAGGATTGAGGAAACCATGA
- a CDS encoding glycosyltransferase, whose translation MKVVHVISLLDPEMSFGGPTRVALNQLKALRKAGHEVLLVAGVQGFDPRTLTEYDGVPVKAFKALRIPGIGFAGLFAPKMLGWLARVALAQDQIHIHLARDLVSAPAGWLLKFRRQHFVLQTHGMIDESGKLLAKLLDALVIRGLLRSADAVLALTEKERDDLVAVEPKLRNPRILPNGLARSRFRVASDGPVEVLFLARLQERKRPLEFVRAAQRLAAEFPEAIFSVAGPDGGQLDGIRTALETDDGGGRIRYIGSVPAGEVRQRMSRCSVYVLPSFNEPFGMTVLEAMSTGLAVVTMEDCGLAALVRQAGGEAVGYRDGELADGIRRLLADDDRRRNFALRAPELVDEKYGLDRVTEELAGIYLESSGKGR comes from the coding sequence ATGAAAGTCGTCCATGTGATTTCGTTGCTGGATCCGGAGATGAGTTTCGGCGGTCCGACGCGAGTTGCGTTGAACCAGCTCAAAGCGCTCCGGAAGGCCGGTCATGAAGTCCTCCTGGTAGCCGGAGTGCAAGGTTTCGACCCGCGCACCCTGACTGAGTACGACGGAGTCCCGGTCAAGGCGTTCAAAGCCCTTCGGATACCGGGGATCGGATTTGCCGGCTTGTTCGCACCGAAGATGCTCGGCTGGTTGGCCCGGGTAGCTTTGGCTCAAGACCAGATCCACATCCATCTGGCCAGGGACTTGGTCAGTGCTCCGGCCGGTTGGCTGCTGAAGTTTCGACGGCAGCATTTTGTCCTGCAAACCCACGGCATGATCGACGAGTCGGGGAAACTGCTGGCGAAATTGCTCGATGCTCTAGTGATTCGCGGTCTGCTGCGCTCGGCGGATGCGGTCCTCGCCCTGACCGAAAAAGAACGGGATGATCTGGTTGCGGTCGAGCCCAAGCTGCGCAATCCCAGAATTCTCCCGAACGGATTGGCCCGCTCCCGCTTCAGGGTGGCTTCTGACGGCCCGGTTGAAGTCCTTTTTTTGGCCAGGCTGCAGGAACGCAAACGTCCACTGGAGTTCGTCCGAGCGGCACAGCGATTGGCGGCGGAGTTCCCGGAAGCGATCTTCAGCGTAGCCGGTCCGGACGGTGGCCAGTTGGACGGCATCCGGACTGCATTGGAGACCGATGACGGTGGCGGCCGGATCCGCTATATCGGGAGCGTGCCTGCCGGTGAAGTAAGGCAGCGGATGAGCCGGTGCAGCGTTTACGTCCTGCCGTCGTTCAACGAACCGTTCGGCATGACCGTGTTGGAGGCAATGTCGACTGGACTGGCAGTAGTGACCATGGAGGACTGCGGGTTGGCCGCTCTGGTGCGTCAGGCCGGCGGCGAAGCGGTAGGGTACCGGGACGGTGAGTTAGCGGACGGGATCCGACGCTTGCTTGCGGACGACGACCGCCGTCGGAATTTCGCGCTCCGCGCGCCGGAACTGGTCGATGAAAAGTATGGCTTGGACCGGGTGACCGAAGAGCTTGCCGGAATCTACCTCGAGTCGTCGGGGAAGGGACGGTAG
- a CDS encoding PqqD family protein translates to MKSSAIVSRCPETLTAEIDDDAVLVLDLDSEAGTPLRLEGTASVIWQEIVEPLRFGVLCHRMAERYQSTETEIRPDVETFVRELAAANLARIDELAE, encoded by the coding sequence GTGAAGTCCTCTGCCATCGTGAGCCGCTGCCCGGAAACCCTGACGGCTGAAATCGATGACGACGCGGTGCTGGTTTTGGATCTGGACTCGGAGGCCGGGACGCCATTGCGCCTCGAAGGCACTGCCTCGGTCATTTGGCAGGAAATCGTTGAACCGCTGAGATTCGGAGTTCTCTGCCACCGGATGGCCGAACGCTACCAAAGCACCGAGACGGAAATCAGGCCCGACGTCGAAACCTTCGTCCGCGAATTGGCGGCAGCAAATCTGGCCCGAATCGACGAACTAGCGGAATAG
- a CDS encoding GMC family oxidoreductase, producing MKPVDGRTVASGSRFRSRVAVVGSGPAGTTVARELSENGVDVILLEAGGPEASAAAQDTLKGSGPHQALEPLDKAREKRLGGTSHRWGGRTFPFDELDFEARLALGIDGWPMSREEMLPYYRRAAAVLELGAFDWTAHTAVPGEPEHLLRNRSHADLEDRLIWRWSPPVKFGEVVRRELADQENCRIFSHATVTKLVKDADSGRIIEAVCKSGKSEFSVVADDFVLAAGGVETARMLLANDLGNEHDQVGRNYMIHPIGEVGTLRLRDPKSAGLAVRYARTSDGVWARRLLQLSTEVRREEDLLNLGLAIWYVDPMEPGHRDPLLSSFALARKALTKFGGFKATGMHRRFERVGGVDQHLANVFKGFPQLIGFAGRWLKDRILSTRTLPSFWVYSHRGEYRLRFDAEQSPDPQSRVMLSDERDGFGVPRIVSQHSVSVGDRQNYLKSLRRIAETIEATGWAEYVPPSEAQMLEMQMSDATHQMGVVRMGTAPESSVLDADLRVWSIPNLYCATAGAFPSAGMAGPTLTVVALATRLADHLIATERRSTARIAKEAEHG from the coding sequence ATGAAACCCGTGGACGGAAGGACGGTCGCCAGCGGGAGCCGGTTCCGCTCCCGGGTGGCGGTCGTGGGCAGTGGTCCGGCAGGAACAACTGTGGCCAGAGAGCTGTCTGAAAACGGGGTCGACGTGATCTTGCTGGAGGCAGGTGGGCCGGAGGCATCGGCTGCTGCGCAGGACACGCTCAAGGGCTCAGGTCCACATCAAGCCCTGGAGCCCTTGGACAAGGCGCGGGAGAAGCGGCTGGGCGGGACCAGCCACCGCTGGGGCGGACGGACTTTCCCGTTCGACGAATTGGATTTCGAAGCCCGTCTGGCACTGGGCATCGACGGCTGGCCGATGAGCCGGGAAGAGATGCTTCCCTATTACCGCCGGGCGGCCGCGGTTCTGGAACTAGGAGCGTTCGATTGGACCGCGCACACTGCGGTGCCGGGTGAACCGGAACACTTGTTGCGGAACCGTTCCCATGCCGATCTCGAAGATCGGCTGATCTGGCGTTGGTCTCCGCCGGTGAAGTTCGGAGAGGTCGTCCGACGCGAGTTGGCGGATCAGGAAAATTGCCGGATATTCAGCCATGCCACGGTCACGAAGCTGGTCAAGGACGCCGACTCGGGCCGAATCATCGAAGCCGTCTGCAAGAGCGGAAAAAGCGAATTCAGCGTGGTTGCCGACGACTTCGTGCTGGCTGCCGGCGGAGTCGAAACCGCGCGGATGCTGCTGGCCAACGACCTGGGCAACGAGCACGACCAGGTGGGCCGGAACTACATGATCCATCCGATCGGAGAAGTCGGAACGCTGCGCCTGCGCGACCCCAAGTCCGCCGGCCTGGCGGTACGCTATGCCCGGACGTCGGACGGCGTCTGGGCTCGGAGGCTGTTGCAGCTCAGCACCGAAGTGCGTCGGGAGGAAGACCTGCTCAACCTCGGCCTGGCGATCTGGTACGTGGACCCGATGGAGCCGGGCCACCGGGATCCCTTACTGTCGAGCTTCGCCCTGGCCCGGAAGGCGCTGACCAAGTTCGGCGGCTTCAAAGCCACGGGAATGCACCGCCGGTTCGAGCGGGTCGGCGGCGTCGATCAGCATCTGGCGAACGTGTTCAAAGGCTTCCCGCAGCTGATCGGATTTGCCGGCCGATGGTTGAAAGACCGGATTCTTTCAACCCGGACGCTCCCGTCGTTCTGGGTGTACTCCCACCGCGGCGAGTACCGCCTTCGGTTCGACGCCGAGCAATCCCCGGACCCGCAGAGCCGGGTCATGCTGAGCGATGAACGGGACGGGTTCGGTGTGCCGCGAATAGTTTCGCAGCACTCCGTGAGCGTTGGAGATCGGCAGAACTACCTGAAGTCATTGCGCCGGATCGCCGAGACCATCGAGGCGACCGGCTGGGCGGAATATGTCCCGCCCAGCGAAGCGCAGATGCTGGAGATGCAAATGAGCGATGCCACGCACCAAATGGGTGTGGTGCGGATGGGGACTGCTCCGGAATCCAGTGTGCTGGACGCGGATCTGCGGGTCTGGTCCATTCCGAATCTATACTGCGCCACCGCGGGGGCGTTCCCGAGCGCCGGAATGGCCGGCCCGACGCTGACCGTCGTGGCGCTCGCCACGCGGCTGGCAGACCACTTGATCGCCACCGAGCGCCGGTCAACGGCACGAATCGCAAAGGAAGCCGAACATGGATAA
- a CDS encoding aldo/keto reductase, giving the protein MTIGLPTLELPDRQISAIGLGTARLGAFWQGRSIGDGRRTIETARQLGLDMFDTADVYARGIAERIIGSVGLPTGSALIITKAGLIKTPAAMAKAYRLGAHGAQRLSGLRPTGVAGKCFQPEYLKWAIDGSRKRLKLDVLDVFLLHEPDEGVLRDRAAAQVLAELRSQGKIRRWGVSVRTAGQAVAAMELEQMSWLQVPAAILDSPDFGPVAEHARRSEVVVQAMAVTGVGHSMLGGAEPPQEKIARGVKTILDRGRADSVLVGMSSGRRVYQNVAAMQRSYRGSRPAAESENGDQR; this is encoded by the coding sequence ATGACGATCGGTTTGCCCACCCTTGAGCTGCCGGATCGGCAGATTTCCGCAATCGGTTTGGGCACTGCCCGGCTGGGCGCATTCTGGCAGGGCCGAAGCATCGGCGACGGCCGGCGGACCATCGAGACCGCCCGGCAGTTGGGCCTGGACATGTTCGACACGGCGGATGTCTACGCCCGGGGGATCGCGGAACGGATCATCGGCTCGGTGGGGCTGCCGACCGGGAGCGCCTTGATCATTACCAAAGCGGGCCTGATCAAAACTCCTGCCGCCATGGCGAAGGCATACCGGCTGGGCGCCCATGGTGCTCAGCGGCTGAGCGGGCTCAGACCGACTGGGGTCGCGGGCAAGTGCTTTCAACCGGAATACCTGAAGTGGGCCATTGACGGCTCCCGCAAGCGGTTGAAACTGGACGTGCTGGATGTTTTCCTGCTGCACGAACCGGACGAAGGGGTATTGCGCGATCGTGCTGCAGCCCAGGTGCTTGCCGAGTTGCGCAGCCAAGGCAAGATCCGACGCTGGGGAGTTTCGGTGCGGACCGCCGGGCAAGCCGTGGCGGCGATGGAGCTGGAACAGATGTCCTGGCTCCAGGTTCCGGCGGCGATACTGGACTCACCGGATTTCGGCCCGGTGGCCGAACATGCACGGAGATCCGAAGTCGTCGTCCAAGCCATGGCGGTCACCGGCGTCGGGCACAGTATGCTGGGCGGTGCGGAGCCCCCGCAGGAAAAAATCGCTCGGGGCGTGAAAACGATCCTGGACCGAGGACGAGCCGATTCGGTGTTGGTCGGCATGAGTTCTGGCCGGCGGGTCTACCAGAACGTGGCTGCGATGCAGCGGTCCTACCGGGGTTCCCGCCCCGCAGCAGAATCCGAGAACGGAGACCAACGATGA
- a CDS encoding glycosyltransferase family 4 protein: protein MNRKPLRIAIMVHRFYPDTGGVEVTAELLARGFVERHGAQVVVITHTRETGEPKDFPFRVLRAPGKRELFKAISGADVVFHNNPCMQFYWPQLLLKRPWVVVLRTWMRMPGETYPIAQTLKNAVKIAMVRRADRLLSNSAALAGHLGVPAKVIHNSYRSEIFKSEVPWANRPERSLVFLGRLSADKGIWMLFAALRQLREQGSEHRLTLIGDGDHRAALEQQVVEMGISDLVHFRGALQGAAINEELNRHRIGVVPSEIPEPFGTVALELMGAGCLTVVADHGGLPEAVGDAGLRFTPKSVASLVQKLAQAATDETLQTELRAKMARHLEGYREPVMIDKFYQEMVKAAKHD from the coding sequence ATGAATAGGAAACCTTTGCGGATCGCGATCATGGTCCATCGTTTTTACCCGGATACCGGCGGCGTCGAAGTCACCGCCGAGCTGCTGGCTCGGGGCTTCGTCGAACGGCACGGTGCGCAGGTCGTGGTGATCACCCATACCCGGGAAACCGGCGAGCCGAAAGACTTCCCGTTCAGGGTCCTCCGGGCACCGGGCAAACGGGAACTCTTCAAAGCGATCAGCGGCGCAGACGTGGTCTTCCACAACAACCCGTGCATGCAGTTCTACTGGCCGCAGCTGCTGCTCAAACGGCCCTGGGTCGTGGTGCTGCGAACCTGGATGAGAATGCCCGGGGAGACGTACCCGATCGCTCAGACATTGAAGAATGCCGTGAAGATCGCGATGGTCCGGCGGGCCGACCGGCTGTTGTCAAACAGTGCAGCGCTGGCCGGACACCTGGGCGTACCGGCGAAGGTCATCCACAACAGCTACCGGAGTGAAATCTTCAAGTCGGAGGTGCCCTGGGCGAATCGGCCGGAGCGGAGCCTGGTCTTCCTGGGCCGGCTCAGTGCCGACAAAGGCATCTGGATGTTGTTCGCCGCACTGCGGCAGTTGCGCGAGCAAGGCAGCGAGCACCGGCTGACACTGATCGGTGACGGCGACCACCGGGCAGCCTTGGAGCAACAGGTTGTGGAAATGGGCATCTCCGATCTGGTGCATTTCCGGGGCGCATTGCAAGGCGCCGCGATCAACGAGGAACTGAACCGGCACCGCATCGGCGTCGTACCCTCGGAAATCCCGGAGCCATTCGGAACTGTAGCGCTCGAGCTGATGGGCGCCGGCTGCCTCACCGTGGTCGCTGATCACGGCGGATTGCCCGAAGCCGTCGGTGACGCGGGCCTTCGGTTCACCCCGAAATCGGTGGCATCCTTGGTCCAGAAATTGGCGCAGGCGGCAACCGACGAAACGCTCCAAACCGAGTTGCGGGCGAAGATGGCACGGCACCTGGAGGGCTACCGGGAGCCGGTGATGATCGACAAGTTTTATCAAGAGATGGTGAAGGCAGCCAAACATGACTAG
- a CDS encoding glycosyltransferase has product MTRPDPTAAEREAPGLRILLLAARNVTGQRNGRITVLETAVKALTAQGHTVTVLALTSEAGPERWLDCPVRRIAPPKPVTLAANAVRAIFRGGSLNESIFDATPIRNEVRTAISADSAQVVIADGIRIWPLVQGLEVPVIMHLDDLLSDRYRDPKFIAGNESVLGYFSSQLPRPFLPAAERLVKLLLGFEARRLAVRERQVAQAADFTALTSRAEAEILAARSGKPVSGIPMAVDPREPADPAGAASNSAVFLGALYYGPNMAALRFVRDELLPLLRARGVALQLDVIGAANPTQQAEFADCPEISIRGYVDDLTAALHGHRMFLSPVTVGTGVKTKVLDGMSVGLPVVATRLGVAGIPMVEGQHALVADSAAGLAEHIELLVQQPETAAALGAAGRALLAETMSVPVVQEAWRDALDAVRPEFQEVPK; this is encoded by the coding sequence ATGACCCGGCCCGATCCGACGGCGGCTGAACGGGAAGCCCCGGGCCTGCGCATCCTGCTGCTGGCCGCCCGAAATGTGACCGGCCAACGCAATGGCCGGATCACGGTTCTGGAGACGGCGGTGAAAGCGCTGACCGCCCAAGGCCACACTGTCACGGTGCTCGCTTTGACCTCCGAGGCGGGACCGGAACGTTGGCTGGACTGCCCGGTCCGCCGGATCGCTCCGCCCAAGCCGGTAACCCTGGCGGCCAACGCGGTCCGGGCGATTTTCCGCGGGGGTTCGCTCAACGAGTCGATTTTCGATGCCACGCCGATCCGCAATGAAGTCCGAACCGCGATCTCGGCTGATTCCGCGCAGGTTGTGATAGCGGACGGCATCCGAATCTGGCCGCTGGTGCAGGGACTGGAAGTTCCGGTGATCATGCATTTGGACGACTTGCTGTCCGATCGTTACCGGGACCCCAAGTTCATCGCCGGCAACGAGTCCGTCCTGGGCTATTTTTCGAGCCAATTGCCGCGGCCCTTCCTTCCCGCCGCGGAACGGTTGGTGAAACTTCTGCTCGGGTTTGAAGCGCGCAGGTTGGCCGTTCGGGAACGGCAAGTGGCGCAAGCCGCCGATTTTACGGCGCTCACCAGCCGGGCCGAGGCGGAAATCCTTGCCGCGCGCTCCGGGAAACCGGTCAGCGGCATCCCGATGGCGGTGGACCCCAGAGAACCGGCGGATCCGGCCGGAGCCGCGTCGAACAGCGCGGTTTTCCTCGGTGCGCTCTACTACGGCCCGAATATGGCGGCACTCCGGTTCGTCCGGGACGAGCTGCTGCCTTTGCTGCGTGCACGCGGCGTGGCGCTGCAACTGGACGTGATCGGGGCAGCGAACCCGACGCAGCAGGCGGAATTCGCGGACTGTCCGGAGATCTCGATCCGCGGATACGTCGACGACCTGACTGCTGCGCTGCACGGGCACCGGATGTTCCTTTCCCCGGTCACCGTGGGCACCGGGGTGAAGACCAAAGTCCTCGATGGCATGAGCGTCGGATTGCCGGTCGTGGCAACCCGGCTCGGTGTGGCCGGGATACCAATGGTCGAGGGTCAGCATGCTCTGGTCGCGGACAGCGCTGCGGGCCTGGCCGAGCACATCGAATTGCTGGTCCAACAGCCGGAAACTGCCGCAGCACTCGGTGCAGCTGGTCGGGCGCTGTTGGCCGAAACCATGTCGGTGCCGGTGGTACAGGAAGCTTGGCGTGATGCCTTGGACGCAGTTCGGCCGGAATTCCAGGAGGTTCCCAAATGA
- a CDS encoding DapH/DapD/GlmU-related protein: MDKRMDLQGFQGHGYDKGRNKLVQAAWLSVQGLLLQRWWCPAKVRIAVLRAFGAQIAEGVLIRHRVRIHWPWKLTVGEGSWIGEGVWLLNLEPIRIGANSCLSQDVFICTGSHKFDDPTFEFDNAPVEIGDRTWLAAQSTVLRGVKIGDDVVVGAKALVFKDLPDGSRLLAPKPELRLADRQPDGGGSAG; the protein is encoded by the coding sequence ATGGATAAGCGGATGGACCTCCAAGGATTCCAGGGGCACGGCTACGACAAGGGCCGGAACAAGCTGGTGCAAGCCGCTTGGCTGAGTGTCCAAGGGCTGCTCCTGCAACGCTGGTGGTGCCCGGCCAAGGTGCGGATCGCGGTGCTGCGTGCCTTCGGCGCGCAGATCGCCGAGGGTGTGTTGATCCGGCACCGGGTCCGCATCCATTGGCCGTGGAAGCTCACCGTGGGCGAGGGCAGCTGGATCGGCGAAGGCGTTTGGCTGCTGAATCTGGAACCGATCAGAATCGGCGCGAACAGCTGTCTGAGCCAAGATGTGTTCATTTGCACCGGCAGCCACAAATTCGACGACCCGACGTTCGAATTCGACAATGCGCCGGTCGAGATCGGCGATCGCACCTGGCTGGCCGCACAATCGACGGTCCTGCGCGGGGTGAAAATCGGCGACGACGTCGTGGTCGGGGCCAAGGCCCTGGTCTTCAAAGATCTGCCGGACGGCTCCCGCCTGCTCGCCCCGAAACCGGAGCTGCGGCTGGCGGACCGGCAACCGGATGGCGGGGGGAGCGCCGGATGA